One genomic segment of Flectobacillus major DSM 103 includes these proteins:
- a CDS encoding Dabb family protein, whose product MKKKITLWAITIMLVSSVFCLKAQSDAPKILKHIVTITFKQGATLKEIKEVDQSFKNLALKRKEVKGYEWGVVPINQHNKEIKHVYVSSFVSEKELAQYGASPEHQKHIKLGVAIIKSVDAVDFYTEK is encoded by the coding sequence ATGAAAAAGAAAATAACCCTTTGGGCTATTACAATTATGCTCGTTAGTAGTGTCTTTTGTCTTAAAGCCCAGTCTGATGCTCCAAAAATATTGAAACACATAGTTACGATAACTTTCAAACAGGGAGCAACTTTGAAAGAAATCAAAGAAGTTGACCAATCTTTCAAAAACTTAGCCCTCAAAAGAAAAGAAGTAAAAGGCTATGAATGGGGAGTTGTGCCTATCAATCAACATAACAAAGAGATTAAGCATGTGTATGTATCCAGTTTTGTGTCTGAAAAAGAGTTGGCTCAATACGGTGCTTCGCCTGAGCATCAAAAACATATAAAACTAGGCGTTGCTATCATTAAAAGTGTTGACGCAGTAGACTTTTACACCGAAAAATAA